The DNA window atcccgaatccaatatccactcatccgtttgacatgccattgccatgccaaccaagctaaagtctgactcctcatcatgctccgctacacatgcattagaaatagacttgcccttttgtaacttaggacaattctttttccaatgctctttctcacgacaaaaggcacattcatctttggcgggtctccctttggacttaccccttctaccaggtttgctgctgtgtgaacgacctcttactgttaagacttctgcagttgtatctctgtgatctcttttatctttctttcgagtctcagatctatacaacgcactacagactgcatcaaatgtgattgaatctttcccatgaagcaatgtggtggtaagatgatcatattcatcaggaagggaattcaacaacaataatgccttgtcttcatcttcaaatttctcatccaaatttagcaagtctgctaaaattttattgaatgagttcacatggtcattcatcgacataccgggtgcatacgtgaactgaaaaagtttctttttcatataaagcctattttcaagacttttcgttagaaacttttcttccaatgtatcctacagcttcttcgctgatgtctccctcatgacggagtacttctgctctttggccaaacataggcggattgtaccacacgcctgtctattgatcttggcccactccttgccatccatcttgtcaggtttttcttcaagggctatatccagctcttgctgacataagacatccaggatctcacactgccacataccaaaattattggtaccgtcaaatttctctacttcaaattttgcatttgtcacagtagtccttgctgatgacgatgctgctgccatttttctccttaatcccaactactgtatatgtgaacagtaccgtatacgtgaatagtaccgtatacgtAAATAGTATTGTATACAtaaatagtgccgtatacgtgaatagtaccgtaaacggtcgtattccccaagtacgaacctggctctggtaccaattgttgcgcggaagcgtgtgaaagagtaaaattattgtactgaaaaatcacactaagttcaattcccaggaaagagaggtggatcacgaggatcgcttacataccagacctttcctagccagaatatccctctatcgtaatttaatagcacaataaatcactacaatgacacttgcaaaatatgcagaacaaaaataaagaacactaaaattttaacgaggttcagcaaattttgcctacgtcctcgggcactaccaaatatatttcactccaaaaatacaagtgaaagtttacaaatagagagagaacaattgccttaagtagagaatggcaagtgtgggatgaagaaagtaagagatggttaggcctatttatagttgaggtttaaggatcaacttgcaatgtccctatacaattagggaccaaaattgcaattatcccatgccaacttttaacccaacttgccaaccaatcttactttctactttcggtgccaactttctgccactattcatctttgaaaagtcaaagattgtaggtatCCAATAGAATGTGATTGTTCCATGCCATTGAACCCACTCTTGATCTTTGACAACCTCTCAGAGTACGCAGCTGCAGCAACaaagggaaaaattaaaaaatggagGAACAATAAGAAGAAGCTGCAAAATGTTCGGCAAAGACTTTAATATGGAACCTGTCGGTTGGCAGTCGAATCCCATGGTAGTACTTCGGAATTGTTCAAGCCAATGGCAATATGCCGACCATCAGGAGCCCAATTCACACTTGTTAACTGGTCCGTTTTCGTCATCAACAGTGACAAGTTCTGAAGTAGAATTGTCTAAAGCATCCCACAGATACACAGTGTTCCCGAGTGCTATTGCTAGTACATTGCTGCTGCGCCACTCCAATAAATTCAGGTCAAAATCGTCGACGAGATCAGGAGCACCCAATGTTCTCTCAGAGCTCTGAAGAATTGAAAATCGCATCATATTAGAGTCTGTTGAACCAAAATTTTCTGAACTAACCAAAGTATCCATATCGTGCTGTACTTACCTGGGGAATAGTCTTCTAGGCTTTAAGGATTTGGTCGGAtgcttatgacatattttaaacaatttataattaattcTGTTTATGTTGTAATAATCATCTAATAAGTGTCAA is part of the Gossypium hirsutum isolate 1008001.06 chromosome D11, Gossypium_hirsutum_v2.1, whole genome shotgun sequence genome and encodes:
- the LOC121203221 gene encoding cell division cycle 20.2, cofactor of APC complex-like; translation: MDTLVSSENFGSTDSNMMRFSILQSSERTLGAPDLVDDFDLNLLEWRSSNVLAIALGNTVYLWDALDNSTSELVTVDDENGPVNKCELGS